From one Candidatus Poribacteria bacterium genomic stretch:
- a CDS encoding PspA/IM30 family protein, which translates to MKFIEIAGKKFKLASRMARLYALFIDIAILGAVQSVFGLLLSVVAILFLSESVLDVPKSLLTGVGLSIFAGLFSAALWIFGLFFMDGFRKGQGIGKKLLSLQVLRLKDGKPCNFKDAFVRRFAGIFQPFDLLWFLGKNQQRLGDKFAETVVVQYEPESEQTEVETEDPESVLESVIVEMKNRLSAAREKVAASIGVEKQFQDAYEEAIAQAEQWQARALITLKAGREDLAREDLEKRNEYRRLADQYKTQWGDQKQIVRDLSDLLEHLQQKMMEAEGKKTAVVAKHRNVDAEAHLREMLKEIQDSKAFETLTKMDQDATEAATLAKTAAEVDVAYQDAKLEREFSSYAEEASLDKDLAELKTKIQ; encoded by the coding sequence TTTATTGAAATAGCAGGGAAAAAATTTAAACTGGCATCCCGAATGGCACGGTTATACGCGCTCTTTATAGATATTGCGATCTTAGGTGCCGTGCAATCAGTTTTCGGACTCCTTTTATCGGTTGTAGCGATTCTGTTTCTCAGTGAAAGCGTCCTTGATGTACCAAAGTCATTGTTAACTGGGGTTGGACTCAGCATCTTTGCTGGTTTGTTCAGTGCTGCCTTGTGGATATTCGGGCTATTTTTTATGGATGGCTTTAGGAAGGGGCAAGGAATAGGTAAAAAGTTATTGTCACTACAAGTGCTTCGTTTGAAAGACGGTAAACCGTGTAATTTCAAAGATGCTTTCGTTCGCCGATTCGCGGGTATCTTTCAACCCTTTGATTTACTCTGGTTCCTTGGGAAAAATCAGCAACGGCTTGGAGATAAGTTCGCGGAGACAGTCGTTGTGCAATATGAGCCAGAATCGGAACAGACTGAGGTTGAAACTGAAGATCCGGAGAGTGTTTTAGAGAGCGTCATCGTTGAGATGAAAAACCGGCTTTCAGCGGCACGAGAGAAGGTTGCTGCCTCTATTGGGGTTGAAAAACAGTTTCAAGACGCTTATGAAGAAGCGATTGCCCAAGCAGAACAGTGGCAAGCGCGCGCACTCATTACCCTTAAAGCCGGACGCGAGGATTTGGCACGCGAAGATTTGGAAAAACGAAACGAATACCGACGGTTAGCGGATCAATACAAAACGCAGTGGGGAGATCAGAAACAAATCGTCCGGGACCTCAGTGATCTCCTTGAGCATCTACAGCAGAAAATGATGGAAGCGGAGGGGAAAAAGACAGCCGTCGTTGCGAAACACAGGAACGTTGATGCCGAAGCACATCTCCGCGAGATGTTGAAAGAGATACAGGACAGTAAAGCGTTTGAAACGCTTACGAAGATGGATCAGGACGCGACGGAGGCAGCCACCTTGGCGAAAACGGCGGCTGAGGTGGATGTTGCGTATCAGGATGCAAAATTAGAGCGCGAATTTTCGAGCTATGCCGAAGAGGCATCACTCGACAAGGACCTCGCTGAATTAAAGACGAAAATACAGTAG
- a CDS encoding arylsulfatase, giving the protein MDTQSSPNIVFIMADDMGYGDVGCYNPNSKIPTPNMDKLAQEGIRFTDAHSPSAVCTPTRYGVLTGQYCWRSRLKHGVLYGYEPPLIEPERLTVPRLLKDAGYNTACVGKWHLGLEFSTTPGYDFDFNAPLPWQNAGRELEEHINFTAPLTGGPIDLGFDYFYGNAGCPTCQPPYGFIENDTFVEIPNVYHEVPEFTSRPGMMVPGWEHKDADPIIAQKAVEYIEGQTDADAPFFLYLTPSAPHEPCTEAVVPDFARGKSSAGPRGDLVWLVDWMVGEVMDALARTGKTDETLIFVTSDNGALPGDRIQGDNSPMPYHLYDHKSCGDWRGYKAHIWEGGHREPLIARWPGVIAPNTQTDALTCLTDLMATCAAIVGTEAPDDAGQDSCNVLPALLDEEIEHPLREAIVHHSSTGVFSIRHGERRLASTARWSSEIGCPRATVSNLRRSERNKQSVEQTPRDCRPVDGVVGEV; this is encoded by the coding sequence ATGGATACACAGAGTTCTCCAAATATTGTCTTTATCATGGCAGACGACATGGGATACGGTGATGTCGGCTGCTATAATCCCAATTCAAAGATTCCGACGCCGAATATGGATAAACTCGCGCAGGAGGGAATTCGCTTTACCGATGCACACTCCCCCTCTGCAGTCTGTACACCGACACGATACGGGGTCTTAACAGGACAATACTGCTGGCGGAGCCGCCTCAAACACGGTGTGCTTTACGGATATGAGCCTCCGCTCATCGAACCCGAACGCTTAACGGTTCCTCGATTGCTGAAAGATGCGGGTTACAACACTGCATGCGTCGGTAAATGGCATTTAGGGCTCGAATTTTCGACAACACCGGGATACGATTTCGATTTTAATGCGCCGCTGCCGTGGCAGAACGCAGGACGCGAGTTGGAAGAACATATCAACTTCACGGCACCCCTAACCGGTGGTCCAATAGATCTCGGTTTTGACTACTTCTATGGGAATGCCGGTTGTCCGACCTGTCAACCCCCTTACGGCTTTATTGAGAACGATACCTTTGTCGAGATTCCGAACGTCTATCATGAAGTGCCAGAGTTTACGAGCCGTCCCGGAATGATGGTACCCGGATGGGAACATAAAGATGCCGACCCGATTATTGCGCAGAAGGCGGTTGAATATATTGAAGGGCAAACCGATGCCGATGCTCCCTTCTTTCTCTATCTGACACCTTCCGCACCGCATGAACCTTGCACAGAAGCAGTCGTCCCCGATTTCGCACGTGGCAAAAGTAGTGCGGGGCCTCGCGGCGATCTGGTGTGGCTTGTCGATTGGATGGTCGGTGAGGTGATGGATGCATTAGCGCGGACTGGCAAAACCGATGAGACGCTTATTTTCGTTACGAGCGATAACGGTGCCTTGCCCGGCGATCGAATCCAAGGCGACAATAGTCCAATGCCGTATCACCTCTATGATCATAAGTCATGTGGCGATTGGCGCGGCTATAAGGCACATATCTGGGAAGGTGGACATCGTGAGCCTCTGATTGCCCGCTGGCCAGGGGTCATCGCACCCAATACGCAAACTGACGCACTAACCTGTCTCACGGATCTGATGGCGACGTGTGCAGCTATTGTTGGAACAGAAGCCCCCGATGATGCGGGACAGGACAGCTGTAATGTCCTGCCTGCGCTGTTAGATGAAGAGATAGAGCATCCGTTGCGGGAGGCTATCGTGCATCACTCCAGCACGGGTGTTTTTTCTATTCGACACGGCGAGAGGCGGCTGGCCTCCACCGCGCGATGGAGCTCCGAAATCGGATGTCCCCGGGCAACTGTATCAAATTTACGAAGATCCGAGCGAAACAAACAATCTGTGGAACAAACACCCAGAGATTGTAGACCGGTTGACGGCGTTGTTGGAGAAGTTTAA